The Desulfovermiculus halophilus DSM 18834 region AATTTTGAAATATTGATTTATCCATGGTGCTCTCCTTTTAATCACAGTATACTGCATTTCCGAGAGGAGAGCAACTATTAATGAAAATTAAGCCTCTGCAAAAGTCTTGTATCGCTGGCCGAAGATCTTCAAATAATTAAAAATAAGTTGGACATTGCTATCACCACTTGTCCGGAAGGAAGGCTGAGAAAAAAGAAACACGCAAGGCTGCAAAGCCTGATCCGGGATCTTTCGGTCCTGCTGAGGGAGATTGATCCTAACCGTATTGGATTGACCTATTGTTGCCGTGATAAAAACGATCCATTTGATGAAGAATCATTATCAGACAAAGATGGAGATTATAGAGGCCCTCTTTTTGAACTTACCCAAGTCTCATGTCGATATATGCAAATAACTCTGCCTCAGAATTCCTCAAGTCTAGGTACTGCGATCAAAAGAGCGCTTGAAGCCACTTCTTATAGCACATTATATAATCCTACCAGTGCAATTAAAACCCCACAAGAAATTGAAAAAGAAAAAGTTCTTGAAATGAGAGAACAGAACTTGAGCACACGCGAAATTGCCAAAGATTTGGGCATAAGCAAATCCAAAGTTAGCCGAATTCTTCGGAGACAATAGCTGTCCCACCAATCCTCCGAAATTGTCCCACCACTGTCTTCACATGATCGTTAACAAATTGATTTCACTACGTTCCTAACAATCCATTTTTTTTAATAAACGACCTTAGATATTGATCTCCAATTATGCTTTTTGTGGTCCTGTAATGGACAACAAAGCATATGGAGGTCTGATTCAATGCACAGTCAAAACCCACACATCGACCCACTTCTCCGTCTTCCACAAGTTCTGAAAATCATTCCCGTCTCCAGAAGTACCTGG contains the following coding sequences:
- a CDS encoding helix-turn-helix domain-containing protein, whose product is MDIAITTCPEGRLRKKKHARLQSLIRDLSVLLREIDPNRIGLTYCCRDKNDPFDEESLSDKDGDYRGPLFELTQVSCRYMQITLPQNSSSLGTAIKRALEATSYSTLYNPTSAIKTPQEIEKEKVLEMREQNLSTREIAKDLGISKSKVSRILRRQ